A genomic segment from Ornithorhynchus anatinus isolate Pmale09 chromosome 16, mOrnAna1.pri.v4, whole genome shotgun sequence encodes:
- the TEX46 gene encoding testis-expressed protein 46 — protein MKADLTEVDWTVAIISYLFHYKALILGLLFFLLLLSNWMVKYEASMPVEVQSAKGSPSPEKGHLELSKTPKEQGPPPSPAALTPREVDKVHACFALQDKILERLIFNEMKLKVLENQMLVVWNQMDRKSGRPRRSPCPGKPSSRRHSAYASEAGSSNSPD, from the exons ATGAAGGCAGACCTGACTGAGGTAGACTGGACCGTGGCCATCATCTCCTACCTGTTCCACTACAAGGCCCTGATACTcgggctcctcttcttcctgctgctgctcagcaactGGATGGTCAAATATGAAGCCAGCATGCCGGTTGAGGTGCAATCGGCGAAGGGCAGCCCGAGCCCG GAGAAGGGGCACTTGGAGCTTTCAAAGACACCAAAGGAGCAGggccccccacccagccctgcaGCCCTAACCCCCAGGGAGGTTGACAAAGTGCACGCCTGCTTCGCTCTCCAAGACAAGATCCTGGAGCGACTCATCTTCAACGAGATGAAGCTCAAAGTGTTGGAGAACCAGATGCTCGTCGTCTGGAATCAGATGGACAGGAAGTCGGGGAGGCCCCGGAGGAGCCCATGCCCAGGAAAGCCCAGCTCGAGGAGACACTCGGCCTACGCCTCCGAGGCGGGCAGTTCCAATTCCCCAGACTGA